In Magnetococcales bacterium, one DNA window encodes the following:
- a CDS encoding ATP-grasp domain-containing protein, with protein sequence MENRKIGIWMYQNGGGDVIQEKLKKKLIERDMTPYSGLNLYHAYADSLGLFCNQIQMDELDLFFSYNAGEQTVYQMYLYEALSRFIPTINNYSAFALTEDKFKTLNVLRKAGIPTTEFVLCHRDDKERVHRIFEFWDHKLIYKPVDGWGGVGMVKIEGEQALDFVLPFMSKTDLRFFYLERFIPNDGSDFRVDVVDGQFISCYGRKAGRGEWRTNVTSGGKVIIREANDQLVSLAIKAAKATGLEVAGVDLLYDLEREEYVVMEVNGIPAFATPDQEAMGLDFNNKKIDALVELIDRRSREGIR encoded by the coding sequence ATGGAAAACCGGAAAATCGGAATATGGATGTACCAAAATGGCGGCGGTGACGTCATCCAGGAAAAATTGAAAAAAAAACTCATCGAACGGGACATGACCCCCTATTCGGGCCTCAACCTCTACCACGCCTATGCCGACAGCCTGGGGCTCTTTTGCAATCAAATTCAGATGGACGAACTGGACCTCTTTTTTTCCTACAACGCCGGGGAACAGACCGTCTATCAGATGTATCTCTATGAAGCCCTCAGCCGCTTCATCCCCACCATCAACAACTACAGCGCCTTTGCCCTCACCGAGGATAAGTTCAAAACCCTCAACGTGCTGCGCAAGGCGGGTATCCCCACCACCGAATTTGTCCTCTGTCACCGGGACGACAAGGAGCGGGTCCATCGCATTTTTGAATTTTGGGATCACAAGCTCATTTACAAACCGGTGGATGGCTGGGGAGGGGTGGGCATGGTCAAAATCGAAGGGGAGCAGGCCCTCGATTTTGTTCTTCCCTTCATGTCTAAAACCGATCTGCGTTTTTTCTATCTGGAGCGGTTTATCCCCAACGACGGCAGCGATTTCCGGGTGGATGTGGTGGATGGCCAATTCATCAGCTGTTATGGCCGCAAGGCAGGCCGGGGGGAGTGGCGCACCAACGTCACCTCCGGAGGCAAGGTGATCATACGGGAAGCCAACGACCAACTGGTTTCATTGGCCATCAAGGCCGCCAAAGCCACGGGCCTGGAAGTGGCGGGGGTGGATCTGCTCTACGATCTGGAACGGGAGGAGTATGTGGTGATGGAGGTCAATGGCATTCCCGCCTTTGCCACTCCGGATCAGGAGGCCATGGGGCTTGATTTTAACAACAAAAAAATCGACGCCCTGGTCGAGTTGATTGACAGACGCTCCCGGGAAGGAATTCGCTGA
- a CDS encoding response regulator, with product MKMDGNSWDDLFSAKPTGASPQASHHRQITSALIVDDQSTIRRIVRRGLEEQGIVAVWEAENGLEGLEKYKEHQPDVVFLDFFMPIMEGRETLTAILRENPNAWVIMLTGLKEMEMVQELLNLGAANFISKNASMNDLKTFIAKALEELVTSEGGREDSADGIPFHRLSSIKSGEDVDLNLILKKCVWNETDVLLSCTIQNKTDIPFVRQIRLMLFLMDESGQISSRVSVTPNPENLRRGESTFFENCVIPCQGNKPHHVQYRLIASHQATDAKQVT from the coding sequence AGCCGACAGGGGCTTCCCCTCAGGCCAGTCATCATCGCCAGATCACTTCCGCGCTGATTGTCGATGATCAAAGCACCATCCGCCGTATCGTTCGCAGGGGGCTGGAGGAACAGGGCATCGTGGCGGTCTGGGAGGCGGAAAACGGTCTGGAGGGGTTGGAAAAGTATAAAGAGCACCAGCCTGACGTAGTGTTTCTCGATTTTTTTATGCCGATTATGGAGGGACGGGAGACCCTCACCGCTATTTTGCGAGAAAACCCCAACGCCTGGGTCATCATGCTGACCGGCTTGAAAGAGATGGAGATGGTGCAGGAGCTCCTCAACCTGGGAGCGGCTAATTTTATCAGCAAAAACGCCTCCATGAACGATCTGAAAACGTTTATCGCCAAGGCTCTGGAGGAGTTGGTCACCAGCGAAGGGGGGCGGGAGGATTCAGCGGACGGCATTCCTTTTCACAGACTCTCCAGTATCAAGAGTGGTGAGGATGTGGATCTGAACTTAATTTTAAAAAAGTGTGTCTGGAATGAAACCGATGTATTGCTCTCCTGCACCATCCAAAACAAGACCGATATTCCCTTTGTTCGGCAGATTCGCCTGATGCTGTTTTTGATGGATGAATCGGGACAAATCAGCAGTCGGGTATCGGTAACCCCCAACCCTGAAAATCTGCGTCGGGGGGAGAGTACTTTTTTTGAAAATTGTGTCATTCCCTGTCAGGGAAACAAGCCCCACCACGTTCAATATCGCCTGATCGCCTCCCACCAAGCCACCGATGCCAAGCAAGTGACCTGA